Proteins from a single region of Chrysemys picta bellii isolate R12L10 chromosome 9, ASM1138683v2, whole genome shotgun sequence:
- the LOC101935785 gene encoding glutamine amidotransferase-like class 1 domain-containing protein 3, mitochondrial isoform X2, with product MGKKVAIVLSGCGVYDGSEIHESSAVLVHLSREGAQGEFYAPDIEQMHVVDHVKGQPTQEKRNVLVESARIARGNIKDLATLNVKELDALIIPGGFGVAKNLSTWATQGKNCTVSKVVEDTLKSFHAAKKPIGMCCISPVLAAKIFPGCELTVGQDKECEKWPYAKTAEAMKELGCKHVNKHVDEIHVDVKNKLVTTSAFMCNAPVHEVYDGIGKMIKEVLKLA from the exons ATGGGCAAGAAGGTAGCCATTGTCCTGTCCGGCTGCGGGGTGTATGATGGCAGTGAAATCCATGAGTCTTCTGCCGTGCTGGTGCATCTCAGCAGAGAGGGGGCACAG GGGGAGTTCTATGCTCCAGATATAGAGCAGATGCACGTGGTGGACCATGTGAAAGGGCAGCCAACTCAGGAGAAACGCAACGTGCTGGTTGAGAGTGCCAGAATCGCCAGAGGCAACATCAAGGATCTAGCCACACTTAATGTCAAGGAATTGGATGCCCTGATCATACCAG GTGGTTTTGGAGTGGCTAAGAACCTCAGTACTTGGGCAACACAGGGGAAGAACTGCACAGTCTCTAAAGTTGTGGAGGACACTTTGAAGTCATTCCATGCTGCCAAGAAACCCATTGGCATGTGCTGCATCTCCCCAGTCCTGGCAGCCAAAATCTTCCCAGGATGCGAGCTGACGGTTGGACAGGACAAAGAATGTGAGAA GTGGCCCTATGCAAAGACTGCAGAGGCCATGAAGGAACTTGGCTGCAAACACGTGAACAAGCATGTAGACGAGATTCATGTGGATGTGAAGAACAAGCTGGTGACGACCAGTGCCTTCATGTGCAATGCCCCGGTCCATGAAGTCTATGATGGTATTGGAAAGATGATAAAAGAAGTGCTGAAACTTGCCTGA
- the LOC101938246 gene encoding uncharacterized protein LOC101938246, with the protein MAEGRVQSLHYSIGLLGIASGSLLLAVHSYSFTSPAPLIPSTALGVLLFIISALLAYAGVQKSLRSASLFVSLCLTISVLWCSYGVIHILAGQGVLNGTGDFRNAVVPGLATFTLGLLIIGVVGFLQRELILAMVASCISLACAHEIAMLYNTAFGSSAVACNYMIVCFLGGYFAMGRGLYFLSKKKITFPGTDLGKSKTNEQVQANGANTNDLAVIGLILNMLSASVFGCRLLGVTSKLFVGQVPWLWAAGIYQIGVCIFSYRALDTLAATFFGFTSVLKFAGGYSLLYRIWQQDEPVFPIPFLVVFAILFAVLALFITIKSLVDGLYLLFYVAYCIALACHPHGYFEGGPQGVDVAIFVASALMVLIYQYNMKASARIPIGEGTVKALLSHSSHLKLHEGKDLHAPYLGYSKYADAEVLGFACSVLASFAITMTVDPRAPLATVVIPWVVIAGGILKLLCGSVAFACGKTLESSAFILYGVMWIIWGLTRYGDLYGTSRGFQVAVGIIALMLFNCFIVFCTLFLSISWFIYSLTFLLILISFLLDAVNAMPAGYDIAVTIIFGLASFYCFLSALFNSTFEGSHFPMGRPIVKLSGVGGGSTKCLHLPARKASSVKQIAEIMKNGGACGIPTDTVYVLVAACNRPDAVEKAYKTKRQAQDRPMSLWISSLKQLEPTKHLFNPILWDFMAAAWPSPISLVVPRGEWVDFLGMKDSAKYVGTSQSIAIRIPDCSITTHLIDLVGPIAVTSANPTGEADTTHHNQVYAKLGDKVDAVLCDGPSPENIASTVVDCTKIESGNIGFFRVGIVPKSQVLQILEQVQRKHMQGHTNGSVAVAGQKQQQHLSHAISNGIHAASPEESALTSFTNGAFSTDEEGGKL; encoded by the exons ATGGCAGAGGGCCGGGTCCAGTCACTTCATTACTCCATAGGGCTCCTGGGCATTGCTTCAG GATCCCTCTTGCTAGCTGTGCACTCCTACAGCTTcaccagcccagcccctctgatccCCAGCACGGCTCTGGGAGTCCTTCTGTTTATTATATCAGCTCTCTTGGCATATGCAG GAGTTCAGAAGAGCCTGAGAAGTGCCTCCTTGTTCGTGTCGCTGTGTCtcaccatctcagtgctgtggtgcAGCTATGGAGTCATCCACATCCTGGCAGGGCAAGGGGTCCTGAATGGCACTGGTGATTTCCGCAATGCCGTGGTGCCCGGCCTGGCGACATTTACTCTGGGGCTCCTCATCATTGGGGTGGTGGGCTTCCTTCAAAGAGAGCTCATCCTTGCCATGGTTGCTTCTTGCATTTCGCTTGCCTGTGCCCATGAAATTGCCATGCTTTATAACACGGCTTTTGGTTCCTCGGCAGTGGCTTGCAATTATATGATTGTCTGCTTCCTTGGGGGCTATTTTGCTATGGGGAGGGGTCTTTATTTCCTCAGCAAGAAGAAAATCACCTTTCCTGGCACAGATCTGGGCAAGAGTAAGACCAATGAGCAGGTCCAAGCCAATGGTGCCAACACGAATGACTTGGCAGTCATTGGTCTGATCTTGAACATGCTGTCTGCCAGCGTCTTTGGCTGCAGGCTCCTGGGAGTGACCAGCAAGCTATTTGTGGGCCAAGTACCTTGGCTTTGGGCAGCTGGGATTTACCAGATTGGGGTCTGCATTTTCTCTTACCGTGCCCTGGATACGTTGGCTGCCACATTCTTTGGTTTCACCTCTGTGCTGAAATTTGCTGGAGGCTATTCCCTCCTGTACCGGATCTGGCAGCAGGATGAGCCGGTTTTCCCCATCCCTTTCTTGGTGGTTTTTGCTATCCTCTTTGCTGTCTTGGCCCTTTTCATCACCATTAAAAGCCTGGTGGATGGCCTGTATTTGCTCTTTTACGTGGCCTACTGCATCGCCCTAGCCTGTCACCCTCATGGTTATTTTGAAGGTGGTCCCCAAGGTGTAGACGTGGCCATCTTTGTGGCCTCGGCCCTTATGGTTCTCATTTACCAGTACAACATGAAGGCGAGTGCCAGAATCCCTATAGGGGAGGGAACGGTCAAGGCCTTGCTCTCCCACAGCAGTCATCTCAAACTTCATGAAGGGAAAGACCTTCATGCTCCCTACCTTGGCTATTCCAAGTATGCAGATGCCGAGGTGCTTGGCTTTGCGTGCAGCGTCCTTGCTTCCTTTGCTATCACGATGACAGTGGACCCAAGGGCACCACTTGCTACTGTTGTTATACCTTGGGTGGTGATAGCCGGAGGGATCCTTAAGCTTTTATGTGGTTCAGTGGCCTTTGCCTGTGGTAAGACCTTGGAGAGCAGTGCCTTCATTCTCTATGGGGTCATGTGGATCATCTGGGGCTTAACCAGATATGGTGATCTCTATGGCACTAGCAGGGGCTTCCAAGTAGCTGTAGGCATCATCGCCCTCATGCTTTTCAACTGCTTCATTGTCTTCTGCACTCTCTTCCTAAGCATTTCCTGGTTCATTTACTCCCTCACCTTCTTACTCATACTCATCAGCTTCTTGCTGGATGCAGTCAATGCCATGCCAGCTGGCTATGATATTGCTGTCACCATCATCTTTGGGCTGGCCAGCTTCTATTGCTTCCTTTCTGCCCTTTTCAACAGTACCTTTGAAGGTTCCCACTTCCCTATGGGTAGGCCTATTGTGAAGCTCAGTGGTGTTGGGGGAGGAAGCACCAAATGCCTTCACTTGCCTGCTAGGAAAGCTTCCTCAGTCAAGCAAATTGCAG AGATCATGAAGAATGGAGGAGCTTGTGGCATCCCCACAGACACAGTGTACGTTCTGGTGGCAGCCTGCAATCGACCTGATGCCGTAGAGAAAGCTTACAA GACTAAGCGCCAGGCTCAGGATCGCCCCATGTCACTCTGGATTTCTAGTCTGAAGCAGCTGGAACCTACAAAGCATTTGTTCAACCCCATACTGTGGGATTTCATGGCGGCTGCCTGGCCATCTCCCATTAGCCTGGTGGTTCCCAGAG GGGAATGGGTGGACTTCCTGGGGATGAAAGACTCTGCCAAATATGTCGGTACCTCTCAGAGCATCGCCATCCGTATCCCCGACTGCTCCATCACCACACATCTCATTGATCTG GTTGGCCCCATTGCAGTCACATCAGCCAATCCAACTGGAGAAGCAGACACCACCCACCACAATCAGGTGTATGCCAAACTGGGAGACAAG GTGGATGCGGTTCTATGCGATGGGCCTTCTCCAGAGAACATTGCCTCCACTGTTGTGGACTGCACCAAGATTGAGAGTGGAAACATAGGGTTCTTCAGGGTCGGCATTGTTCCCAAATCCCAG GTGCTACAGATACTGGAGCAGGTGCAGAGGAAACACATGCAGGGCCATACCAATGGCAGTGTCGCCGTGgcgggccagaagcagcagcagcacctctccCATGCCATCTCCAATGGGATACATGCTGCTAGCCCAGAAGAGAGTGCATTGACATCATTCACTAATGGTGCATTCAGCACTGATGAAGAGGGAGGAAAGCTCTGA
- the LOC101935785 gene encoding glutamine amidotransferase-like class 1 domain-containing protein 3, mitochondrial isoform X1 — MGKKVAIVLSGCGVYDGSEIHESSAVLVHLSREGAQVRSTLALKTKVYLGYISFCPGLLFTISSTGWIILGRIGAGEFYAPDIEQMHVVDHVKGQPTQEKRNVLVESARIARGNIKDLATLNVKELDALIIPGGFGVAKNLSTWATQGKNCTVSKVVEDTLKSFHAAKKPIGMCCISPVLAAKIFPGCELTVGQDKECEKWPYAKTAEAMKELGCKHVNKHVDEIHVDVKNKLVTTSAFMCNAPVHEVYDGIGKMIKEVLKLA, encoded by the exons ATGGGCAAGAAGGTAGCCATTGTCCTGTCCGGCTGCGGGGTGTATGATGGCAGTGAAATCCATGAGTCTTCTGCCGTGCTGGTGCATCTCAGCAGAGAGGGGGCACAGGTAAGAAGCACCCTGGCTCTGAAGACCAAGGTCTATCTTGGCTATATATCCTTTTGCCCTGGGCTGCTCTTTACCATCTCCTCCACTGGATGGATCATTTTGGGGCGCATTGGAGCA GGGGAGTTCTATGCTCCAGATATAGAGCAGATGCACGTGGTGGACCATGTGAAAGGGCAGCCAACTCAGGAGAAACGCAACGTGCTGGTTGAGAGTGCCAGAATCGCCAGAGGCAACATCAAGGATCTAGCCACACTTAATGTCAAGGAATTGGATGCCCTGATCATACCAG GTGGTTTTGGAGTGGCTAAGAACCTCAGTACTTGGGCAACACAGGGGAAGAACTGCACAGTCTCTAAAGTTGTGGAGGACACTTTGAAGTCATTCCATGCTGCCAAGAAACCCATTGGCATGTGCTGCATCTCCCCAGTCCTGGCAGCCAAAATCTTCCCAGGATGCGAGCTGACGGTTGGACAGGACAAAGAATGTGAGAA GTGGCCCTATGCAAAGACTGCAGAGGCCATGAAGGAACTTGGCTGCAAACACGTGAACAAGCATGTAGACGAGATTCATGTGGATGTGAAGAACAAGCTGGTGACGACCAGTGCCTTCATGTGCAATGCCCCGGTCCATGAAGTCTATGATGGTATTGGAAAGATGATAAAAGAAGTGCTGAAACTTGCCTGA